Proteins from one Stegostoma tigrinum isolate sSteTig4 chromosome 17, sSteTig4.hap1, whole genome shotgun sequence genomic window:
- the lin7c gene encoding protein lin-7 homolog C isoform X2 — protein MALVMEPIRLDRDVSRAIELLEKLQRSGEVPPQKLQALQRVYEHVYETVDINSSPEVRANATAKATVAAFAASEGHSHPRVVELPKTDEGLGFNIMGGKEQNSPIYISRIIPAGIADRHGGLKRGDQLLSVNGVSVEGEHHEKAVELLKAAHGTVKLVVRYTPKVLEEMESRFEKMRSAKRRQQINY, from the exons ATGTTTCCCGGGCTATTGAACTGCTGGAGAAGTTGCAAAGGAGTGGAGAGGTGCCACCGCAGAAGCTGCAGGCTTTGCAAAGG GTTTACGAGCATGTGTATGAAACTGTGGATATTAATAGTAGTCCAGAAGTGAGAGCCAATGCTACTGCTAAG GCAACTGTGGCAGCATTTGCTGCCAGCGAAGGTCACTCGCATCCAAGAGTTGTGGAATTGCCCAAAACAGATGAAGGGCTAGGATTCAATATCATGGGTGGTAAGGAGCAAAACTCTCCCATATACATATCCCGTATTATCCCAGCTGGCATTGCGGATCGACACGGAGGTCTGAAACGTGGAGACCAGCTCCTGTCTGTCAATGGAGTG AGTGTTGAAGGAGAACACCATGAAAAAGCAGTTGAACTTCTGAAAGCTGCCCATGGAACAGTTAAGTTAGTCGTCAGATACACACCAAAAGTCCTGGAAGAAATGGAATCACGATTTGAAAAAATGAGGTCAGCAAAACGCCGACAGCAAATCAACTATTGA
- the lin7c gene encoding protein lin-7 homolog C isoform X1, giving the protein MALVMEPIRLDRDVSRAIELLEKLQRSGEVPPQKLQALQRVLQSEFCIAVREVYEHVYETVDINSSPEVRANATAKATVAAFAASEGHSHPRVVELPKTDEGLGFNIMGGKEQNSPIYISRIIPAGIADRHGGLKRGDQLLSVNGVSVEGEHHEKAVELLKAAHGTVKLVVRYTPKVLEEMESRFEKMRSAKRRQQINY; this is encoded by the exons ATGTTTCCCGGGCTATTGAACTGCTGGAGAAGTTGCAAAGGAGTGGAGAGGTGCCACCGCAGAAGCTGCAGGCTTTGCAAAGGGTACTTCAGAGTGAATTCTGCATTGCCGTGCGCGAA GTTTACGAGCATGTGTATGAAACTGTGGATATTAATAGTAGTCCAGAAGTGAGAGCCAATGCTACTGCTAAG GCAACTGTGGCAGCATTTGCTGCCAGCGAAGGTCACTCGCATCCAAGAGTTGTGGAATTGCCCAAAACAGATGAAGGGCTAGGATTCAATATCATGGGTGGTAAGGAGCAAAACTCTCCCATATACATATCCCGTATTATCCCAGCTGGCATTGCGGATCGACACGGAGGTCTGAAACGTGGAGACCAGCTCCTGTCTGTCAATGGAGTG AGTGTTGAAGGAGAACACCATGAAAAAGCAGTTGAACTTCTGAAAGCTGCCCATGGAACAGTTAAGTTAGTCGTCAGATACACACCAAAAGTCCTGGAAGAAATGGAATCACGATTTGAAAAAATGAGGTCAGCAAAACGCCGACAGCAAATCAACTATTGA